GAAGTGCTGCACCAGCTGCTCGCAGACCACGCGCCCCAGATCCGTGGGGATGAAGTGGCGGTCCTGCAGGCTCACATATTCGCGGTCCTGCAGGGTGGAGATGATGCTGGCGTAGGTGGAAGGACGGCCGATGCCCAGCTCTTCCAGCTCGCGCACCAGGCTGGCTTCGCTGTAGCGGGCCGGGGGCTGGGTGAACTTCTGCTCCTTGTCCAGCTTCTCCAGCTGCAGGGTCTGTCCGGCCGCCAGGGGCGGCAGTTCGGCATCGCCCTCGTCCTTGCCCCGGGGCAGCACGGCCAGGAAACCGGGAAAGAGCATACGCTCGCCCCTGGCCTTCCACTGGGTACGGCCGCAGGCCACGGTCACCGTGGTGTCGTGGAAGCGCGCCCCGGCCATCTGCGAGGCCACGAAGCGCGACCAGATCAGGCGGTACAGGTTGTACTGGTCCGGGGGCAGGGCCGCCTTGACCATCTCGGGCGTGATGTTCACGTCCACGGGCCGGATGGCTTCGTGGGCGTCCTGCGCGCCGCTCTTGGTCTTGTAGACGCGCTTCCTGGCCGGCAGGTAATCGTTGCCGAACTCGCGCTGGATGAAGTCATGCGCCGCCTGCCGGGCCTCGTCGGCGATGCGGGTGGAGTCGGTACGCATGTAGGTGATGAGGGCCGTGATGCTGCCGTCCTCCATCTCCACGCCTTCGTAGAGGCGCTGGGCGATGTTCATGGTGCGCTTGGCCGTGTAGGAAAGGCGCTGGTTGGCGGCCTGCTGCAGGGTGGAGGTGATGAAGGGCGGCTGCGGCGCACGCTCGCGCTCCTTCTGCTCCACGCTCTCCACCACGAAGGGCTGGCCCCTGAGCTCGGCCTCCAGGGCATCGGCCTCCCCGGCATTGCGGATCACGGCCTTCTTGCCGCCGATGCGCGCCAGCTCCGCCCGCACGGAGGGCGGCACCCCGGCGCCCAGCAGGGCCTTGAACAGCCAGTATTCTTCCGGCTTGAAGGCGGCCCGCTCGGCCTCGCGGTCCACGATGAGGCGCAGGGCCACGGACTGCACGCGCCCGGCGGAGATGCCGCGCTTGATGGTCTTCCAGAGCAGGGGCGAGATCTTGTAGCCCACCAGACGGTCCAGCACGCGCCGGGCCTGCTGGGCATCGAAAAGATGCTGGTTGAGCTCGCGCGGATGGGCCAGGGCCTCCTTGACGGCGCGGGCGGTGATCTCGTTGAACTGGATGCGCTTGATGTCCTTGGCCTTGTCGCGGATCAGCTCCGCCACATGCCAGGCGATGGCCTCCCCTTCGCGGTCCGGGTCGGGGGCCAGATAGACGGTATCGGCCTTGGCCGCGGCGCTGCGCAGCTCGCTGACCACGTTCTTCTTGTTGTCGATGACCTCGTACTGGGGAGCAAAATCGTTGGCTTCGTCCACGCCCAGACTGCTGGACGGCAGGTCGCGCACATGGCCCACGCTGGCCTGCACCATGTACTGCGGTCCCAGAAATTTTTTGATGGTCTTCACCTTGGCCGGCGATTCCACGATGATCAGCTGCTTGCCCATGATGTCCCTTGTCCATCCGACTGCCGGGGCAGTGGCGGAGTTGAGTGAAAAAAAGACGGTCCTGCGAACCGTTTATGCTGCCAGAAGGCCGCCCGGGAAAGGGAAAGGACGCGGAGGAAGAGCCGGGCCGCCGGATCAGCGGCAGGCAGCCGCGGGCCTGCCGTGTGCGCGGAGGATACGGCAAAATGCAGCCACGTCAAGCCCGCTCCGGCGCCGTACGGGCTTCGGAAGTCCCTTTTCCGCCGTCTGGACAGGGCTGCCGGACTGGGCTACAACATATAAAGACCGGGATCCTCCATCCCCTCAAGGAGCCGCCATGCACCCGCACCGCATCCTGAGCCTGCTTTTCCTCCTGCTGCTGTCCCTGGCCCTGGGGGCCTGCGCCTCGCACGAGGCCAGACCGGCGCCGGAGCCCGGCGCGCCCCTGCCCGCCGTCACCCTGGAGCGGGGCGACAGGGTCTTCGTCACCATCGAGAACGGCAAGAGCATGACGGAAGACCTGCACTCCATGCTCACGGCCTACCTGCAGAGCGAACGGGGCCTGAACCCTGCCCCGGACGCCGGGGACGCCGATCTGGTGATCCTGGTGGAGATACGCGATGTCTGGGCCACCAGCGACGGCAGCCGGGTGAGCGCCGGGCGCACCCTGGGCAACGTGGGCACGGGCACCATGCTGGGCGTGCTGCTGGGCGGTCTGGTGGACGGCCGCGGCGGCGCCATCGTGGGCGCGGGCATCGGGGCCACGGTGGGCGTGGGCGCCACCCTGCACGATGCGGGCGACAGCTCCACCAGCTGGGCCCTGGAAGCCGCCGTGGGCATGGCCGCCCGCCGCATCCCCGACAAGGACGGCCTGCACGCCGTTGCCGTGACCAGCCGCGGCGATCCCCGCAGCAGGGAAGAGGCCTTCGCCGGACTGGAAGACGCCCTGTGCCGGGCCATCCTGGACTCGATCAGGGTCCTGTGATGGCCGCCCTGCTGGACATGCCTGTGATTTCTGCGGTATAGGGCTGGCCTCGGTGACAGTATCGTGCCCGGGCCCGGGCACGCCGGTCTCCCCTGTCCCTGCCGCTGTACAGCGCCCGACCCGCACCCCGGGGGCCGCAAGCCCTGTCGCCGTCCCGGAGACGCATGAAAAAAACGCTCTTTCTCCTCCTCGCGCTGCTCGTGCTGCTGCTTCCCGCCTGCCAGCACCGGCAGCCCGCCCCCACCGACATCCAGGTCCTGCGCCAGGGCTCCCTGGCCCCGGCCGACGATGACACCACCCCTGTGGTCTATGTCAGCGTCCGCGACCAGAGCCGCCATGTCTTCGGCCTGCGCGCCGAAGTGGAACGCCTGCTGCGTGCCGAACAGTACGCCATCACCGACAACCCCAGCCAGGCCGGTTTCATCATCCAGGCCAGCGTGCTGGAAGCCGGCATCACCGACGCCGCCACGGCCCGCGCCCTCGTCGAGGGGGGCTACGGGGCACCGTCGGACCTTTCCGGCAAGGGCGCGACCCTTGTCCTTTCGGACATCCTTCTGGTGCAGCGCCGCGTCCCCAGCGACAAACGCCCCAAGCGCTTCATGCTCCAGAACGTGGGCAGCCGCAATGCCCGCGGCAGCAGCCAGATGCGCACGGGCCTGCTGGCCCGGCGCGAGTTCAATGTGGATTCCGGCGTCCCGGCCCTCTTCGTGAGCCTGCTGGCCAGGGAGATCACCTCGCCCTTCAGCACGGCTCCCCGGGAACAGGCCCCGGCGCAGCCGCAGGCCGAGCGGCGCCCCTGAGCCGGAGCCTGCGCAGTCCGGCGGCAGCTCCGCGCAGCCGCAGGACGGGCGCTTTTCGTTTTTTTCCAACGCGGCAATCTGCGGGCAACTCCGCGCAGCCGCAGGACGGACGGCAGCGGCCCGCCCCGGTCCCAGACGGGGAAGGGCCCTTTTCCCGTGTCCGGCCGTGGCGGCAGGCCGCCCCTGACCGGCAGGGCAGAGCGCGTCCCGGCCGGGGACGGCAGGGCTCCGGCGGGCATGGCCTGCCCGGCGCCTTCCCTCCCCTGCCGCCTGCCGTGCGCGCCGTGCCCCTTTCCGGGCCCCGCCCCCGTCTGGACGTCCGCGCCCGCTTCTGCTAGAAAGCTCCCCCCGTCAGCGTGCCCCGCACCACGGGAATCTTCACCCTCCGCAAGGAAACTGTCATGCGTCTGGATGCTCTTGTCATCAATCTGAACCGCTTCGGGGACCTGCTGCTCAGCCAGCCCCTGCTGCACGACCTGCACAGGGCCGGGCGCGGCACCACGCTGCTCTGTCTGGAAAAATACGCGGACACCGAGGGCCTGCTGCAATTCGCCAGCCCCCTGCTCACGGTGCCCGACCGTCTGGTCAGCCCCGAACAGGCCGATGCCACCCGCCACGAGCTGCAGGCCTGGGCCCGGGCCCTGCGCGCCGACGTGCAGGCCGACCACATCATCAATCTGACGCCCAGCATGTCCGCCCGTCTGCTGGCCACGACCCTGGCCCCCGCGCCCGAGGCCGTGCTGGGCTTCGGCCTGGACCACAAGGGCCGCCCGCGCGTGGACGGCCTCTGGCCCGCTTTCCTCCATGCCGCCGAACTGCGCCAGAGCAACGCGCCCTTCAACCTGGCCGACATGTTCCGCATGACCGGCGCGCCCCTGCTGGGCGGCCTTTCCGGCGAGCTGCTCTCCCAGCCCGGCTCCGGCCTGCTCAGCGAACTGGGCACCGAGGCCCGCGAGACGGCCCGCCGCCTGCTGGCCCACGCGCCGGTGATCCGGCACGGCTTCATCGGCATGCAGCTGGGCGCCAGCGAAAAGCGCCGCCAGTGGCCCGTGAGCCATTTTGTGGAACTGGGCAAGCGCATCTGGCAGGAAGAGGGCATCTGCCCCGTCCTGCTGGGAGAGGCCTCGGAACGCCCCCTGGCCGATGAATACGCCCGCCTCACCGGCACGCCCTTCGTGGACGTGGTGGGGCAGACCAATATCTTCGAACTGGGCGCCGTCCTGCGCGAGATGGCCATGCTGGTCACCAACAATACCGGCACCATGCATCTGGCGGCCGGTCTGGGCCTGCCCCTGCTCGCCATCTTCCTGGCCACGGCCCAGCCCTGCGATACCGGCCCCTATCTGCCCGGCAGCTGCTGCCTGGAGCCGACCCTGCCCTGCCATCCCTGCCCGCATGACCATGACTGCGTCCTGGGCGAGAAATGCCGCCATCACATCAGCGCCTCCATCGTGGCCGACCTGGTGCTGGCCAAGCTCACCAGCGGCCAGTGGAGCGAAGGCATCACCACCTCGGCCTGCCGCGAGGCCCGCATCTGGCAGACGGCCACCGACTCGCGCGGCTTCATCACCACCACCTGCCTGTCCGACCACAAGGCCGATGACCGCACCCTCTGGCTCTGCCAGCAGCGCGTCTACTGGCGGCGCATCCTGGATGACCTGACCTCCGGCGCCACGGAGCCCACGCCCCTGACCCACGTGCCCCTGAGCATGGCCTGCCCCAACTATTCCAGCCAATTCGCGGCCCGCGTGGGCAAATCCCTGAGCCAGTGCGCCCACCTGCTCCAGACCCTGCTGCAGGAATGCGCCCCCCTGCCGGAGAGCTTCGATCCCACGGGCCACCCCCTGTGCATGACCATCCTCCAGCGCATGCAGTCCTGCCCGGAACTGGCCAGCATGGCCTTTTTCTGGCACCAGCTCTGCCAGCACTACCAGGGCCGCGGCCCCCGCTTCCTCCAGGCCGTGCGCCTGCTGCACGCCCATATCCTGCGCTGGGCCAGGAGTTTCGATTAAGGCCTGCCATCAGACGTTGCTGGAAGGAAGGCCGTCTTGCGTCGCTGTTGATGCCCGCAAGGCTCCTGCGTCGCCAACCGGCACGGCCAGCGGCCGCCATTCGGTCGCCGGCTCGCGCATAACGGTGTCCTTCCCCGAACGCGCTTTATTCCCATCATATAGTTGAAAAAGAAGAGGCGGCCGTCATATGACGGCCGCCTCTTCTTTTTTTCGATCATCCTGCATCGAGGGCAGAGAGCAGAAGCCTCCAGCCTTCACTGCCCAGATTCCCGGGACTGAGCGTCGCCTGCCTCGGACTATGACCATGTATCCGATGCGGATACGTCTCCAGTTCCGGGACGGCATCTTCCCATTTTTTCCGGCTCCTGAGCTGAACGACCAATGCCCTTCTTTGCATGGCAGCGAGCAGGATATGCCGTGTAAAGGCAAATGAAGGAAATAGCCGACACCTGTCACATTATTTTGATTTATACGGATATAACTGCAAAAGAAGAAAAGAATTGGAACAAACTTTTAAAGAGAATCCAGCTTTTACTACTTCTTTGATTTTCTTTACCCAGTATCCGTATCCGTCATTTCCGGCCTCAAAGCATGGATTCAAATGGTAGAACGGATATTCTTGCACAATGAACTCGCGCGTTTTTTTCATGCTTAACGAAAATTCTTCATTCCCAGGCATGATGGCCGCATCGTTTCCACTGTAGCCAGGATGGAAATCCAGAAGGACGACAGGCGCATCCAGACGGCCTGAAAAGGGTTCTGGGGGCAATTCGGTGTGCAGCGCATAAGGAGTCCCGGCATATTTCCGGTTGAATGCCGCGACCACCGCCGCATCGGCCTGCACGACGAAAGGCTGTGCCGCTGGAAGAAGAAGCCACGGATTATCCATACATCTCCTCGCTGAAAGAAAGACAGGATAAAGCGCGCTGGGGAGGGGCGGAGAGTTTGAGGGGCGGGGGCCCCTCTCGCGCCAGACGAGGGGTCCCCCCCGTCCCTCAAGAGATCATATCCTCCATCCCCTGATGCATGGCGGCGCGCACGGCCCGCACCCTGGCGGCGATGTCGGGGGCGCCCACCAGTTCGGAGACCAGGGCGCAGCAGCGGGCCCCGTGCCGGGCCACGTCAGCGATGTTGTGTTCCTTGATGCCGCCGATGGCCACGAAGGGGATGCTGATGTGGGCGGCCACCCAGTCCAGGTACTCGAAGCCCACCGGGGCCACCACGTCTTCCTTGGTCCTGGTGGCGAAGATGGGCCCCACGCCGATGTAGTCGGCGCCCACGGCCACGGCGGCCCTGGCCTGTTCCGGGCTGTGGGTGGACAGGCCGATGCACATCTTGGGGCCCACCAGCTGGCGCACCGCGGGCAGCGGAAAATCTTCCTGCCCGATGTGCACGCCGTCGGCTTCGGCCAGGATGGCAAGGTCCACATGGTCGTCCACGATGAAGCAGGCCCCGGCCTCACGGGTCAGACGGCGCATCAGGCGGCATTCTTCCAGCATCTCGCCGGATTTCATGTGTTTTTCACGATACTGGATGATCTTGACCCCGGCGCCCAGCAGGGCGGAGACCACGGTCTCCAGCGTGCGGCCGCAGGAAAGGCGGGCATCGGTCAGGGCATAGATGTCTGTCTGGCCCGGCAGGATCACAGGCATGGTCAACTCCTCGCTCCCCGCGGGGGAGCAGCTTTCATTACTTCCGGCGCGCCAGCCACAGGCGGCGCAGACAACTCTTGAACAGGCGCCAGGGCCGGAACGAGGTATGCATCAGCTCGTCCGGCACGATGAAGCCCGTCCCGTCGAAATCTTCGGGCCGGGCCAGCACATAGTCGGGCCGCCAGCCCGCACGGCGGCACCCCGCGGCTTCGCGACGCTCCAGGGCCGCGCCCAGGGGCGTGCCGGACAGGGGCAGGCCCAGCACCGCGCACAGGGCCTCGTCCAGGGCCACGGCCGAGGGGCTGGCCCCCAGCAGGCCCAGGGGGAAGGGCCGCCCCCTGCTGGGGCCCGTCACATGCATGGCGGTCAGACCGTCGGCCACGGCGGCCACCGGCGGCAGACCGGCCCAGAGGGCGGCGATGCAGTCGGCGAAAAAGTCGGGATCCTGCCCCTGCCGCGTATGGATGAGGGCCTTGCGCAGGCCGCAGACGCAGCCGAACAGGTTCTTGACCGCCAGGGTCAGGCGCATCTGGGAATGGGCCTTGACCCGGGGCAGGGAAAAGATGACGTCGCTTTCCAGCGCGGCCCGGGCCACCCCGAAGACCACAGGCCCGCCCCGGCGCAGGGGCAGCTCCAGGGGGCGGGGAGCGGACAGGGCTTCCACCCGCAGGCCCAGCGGCCGCAGGGCCTCTGCCAGTCCCGTCTGCCGGGCCACGGCCGTGGCCGTGCCGAAACCGGGCGAATCCCCCACCCGCACGCGGGCCCCCTGATCCAGCAGCCAGCGGCAGACGGCGGCCACCACCACGGGGCTGGTGCAGGCCAGGGGCGTGGCTGTCAGCAGATTGGGCTTGACCAGCACATGGGCCGAACGCAGGGAAAAGGACGAGGCCAGGCCCGCCCGGTCAAGGAGGCGGGGCAGGGCCTGCGCCACGGCGCTGCGGTCGTCGGGAGCAAGGCGTTGCAGGGCGACGGGCACCCCGGGGGCGGAGGCCGGGACAACGGGGGAGGAGGACATGCTCTGGCACATGCGTCCACTATGCCGGGCACGGCAGGGCTTGTAAAGGCGGCCCCTGGCCGCCCCCGGGCGGGAAGACCGCGCTGTTTACAGGAGAGGGCTCTTTTCAAGCGTCACATCTTGCGCTATTGCTGGCTTTCCAATGCAACGACGCCCCTGTCCCCTCGCGGCCGGGGGCTCTTCCCTGAGGTGGACCATGTATCGCTGTCTGCTCCGTTCCCTGCCTGTCCTCATGCTGCTGGCCGTCTTCAGCCTCGCGCCCGTTCCCTCCGGGGACGCCTGCCGGGGGACGGCCCCCCTCCTGGGCCCGGCCTGCGCCCTGGCCGACGCGACGCCCCAGAAAAACGACGACAAGGCCGATGCCAGGAAGACTGACAAGGCCCAGGACAAGAAAGCCGCTTCCGGCGTCCCCGCCGAGGCCGACGCGGCGCCCACGGTGGACCCGCTGGAAAACATCTGGGCCGGCCAGAAAGACATGCTGGACGACATCAACAGCAGCACGCGCGGCCTGGTGCGCGACATCAACAAGCAGGCGGAGACCATGTCCAAGCAGGCACGGCCCATCACCGAAGAGGCCCGTCGCCTGCTCCTGCTCATCAACACGTTCAAGAACTGGCCCAACCCGCTGGAGGCCCTGGACCGCCGCATCTCCTTCACGGTGCAGCAGATGCAGCAGGTCATCGACCCCGTGCTGCTGGCCCGCAACAGCGTCAATTCCCTGCTGGAGCGCGTCAACCACCTGGCCGAGAGCCTGCCCGAGGCCAAGGACCTGCCCCCCAACGCCGAGATCCGCGACTACTCGCGTCAGGTCACCAAGGCCCAGAAAAGCCTGGAAGAGGTCATCAAGCGCTATGATTCCGTGCTCTCGCCCACCCAGGACATGATGGCCGACCTGAAAAAGGCGCAAAAGGACATCGCCACCATGCTGCCCCAGCTGTGGCGGGACTACTACCTGCAGGGCCCGGTGCCCTATCTCAGCCTCGAGACCTGGGAGACCGTGCCCAAACGCCTGCAGTATGTCTGGCAGGGCATCCAGCTGCGCCTGCCCGTG
This is a stretch of genomic DNA from Desulfovibrio piger. It encodes these proteins:
- the thiE gene encoding thiamine phosphate synthase — its product is MPVILPGQTDIYALTDARLSCGRTLETVVSALLGAGVKIIQYREKHMKSGEMLEECRLMRRLTREAGACFIVDDHVDLAILAEADGVHIGQEDFPLPAVRQLVGPKMCIGLSTHSPEQARAAVAVGADYIGVGPIFATRTKEDVVAPVGFEYLDWVAAHISIPFVAIGGIKEHNIADVARHGARCCALVSELVGAPDIAARVRAVRAAMHQGMEDMIS
- the topA gene encoding type I DNA topoisomerase, with translation MGKQLIIVESPAKVKTIKKFLGPQYMVQASVGHVRDLPSSSLGVDEANDFAPQYEVIDNKKNVVSELRSAAAKADTVYLAPDPDREGEAIAWHVAELIRDKAKDIKRIQFNEITARAVKEALAHPRELNQHLFDAQQARRVLDRLVGYKISPLLWKTIKRGISAGRVQSVALRLIVDREAERAAFKPEEYWLFKALLGAGVPPSVRAELARIGGKKAVIRNAGEADALEAELRGQPFVVESVEQKERERAPQPPFITSTLQQAANQRLSYTAKRTMNIAQRLYEGVEMEDGSITALITYMRTDSTRIADEARQAAHDFIQREFGNDYLPARKRVYKTKSGAQDAHEAIRPVDVNITPEMVKAALPPDQYNLYRLIWSRFVASQMAGARFHDTTVTVACGRTQWKARGERMLFPGFLAVLPRGKDEGDAELPPLAAGQTLQLEKLDKEQKFTQPPARYSEASLVRELEELGIGRPSTYASIISTLQDREYVSLQDRHFIPTDLGRVVCEQLVQHFPRLMDVGFTAEMESLLDKVADGDQQWVDLMRAFAADFNPTLAAAARNMQSVKGGLPTDLACPDCGKPLMIKFGKAGPFLACSGYPDCRFTSNFQRTEDGRLEMVAPQKPELEKVGECPRCGKDLVIKHARTGSRFIACTGYPDCNYTAPVATGVMCPRCGEGRMVEKSTKRGKIFYSCDRYPQCDFALWDKPVPGPCPRCASSYLVEKRGRDGSVKIMCPTKGCGYVKGGDDGQDA
- the traT gene encoding complement resistance protein TraT, with amino-acid sequence MLLLPACQHRQPAPTDIQVLRQGSLAPADDDTTPVVYVSVRDQSRHVFGLRAEVERLLRAEQYAITDNPSQAGFIIQASVLEAGITDAATARALVEGGYGAPSDLSGKGATLVLSDILLVQRRVPSDKRPKRFMLQNVGSRNARGSSQMRTGLLARREFNVDSGVPALFVSLLAREITSPFSTAPREQAPAQPQAERRP
- a CDS encoding glycosyltransferase family 9 protein — translated: MRLDALVINLNRFGDLLLSQPLLHDLHRAGRGTTLLCLEKYADTEGLLQFASPLLTVPDRLVSPEQADATRHELQAWARALRADVQADHIINLTPSMSARLLATTLAPAPEAVLGFGLDHKGRPRVDGLWPAFLHAAELRQSNAPFNLADMFRMTGAPLLGGLSGELLSQPGSGLLSELGTEARETARRLLAHAPVIRHGFIGMQLGASEKRRQWPVSHFVELGKRIWQEEGICPVLLGEASERPLADEYARLTGTPFVDVVGQTNIFELGAVLREMAMLVTNNTGTMHLAAGLGLPLLAIFLATAQPCDTGPYLPGSCCLEPTLPCHPCPHDHDCVLGEKCRHHISASIVADLVLAKLTSGQWSEGITTSACREARIWQTATDSRGFITTTCLSDHKADDRTLWLCQQRVYWRRILDDLTSGATEPTPLTHVPLSMACPNYSSQFAARVGKSLSQCAHLLQTLLQECAPLPESFDPTGHPLCMTILQRMQSCPELASMAFFWHQLCQHYQGRGPRFLQAVRLLHAHILRWARSFD
- a CDS encoding DUF362 domain-containing protein; this encodes MSSSPVVPASAPGVPVALQRLAPDDRSAVAQALPRLLDRAGLASSFSLRSAHVLVKPNLLTATPLACTSPVVVAAVCRWLLDQGARVRVGDSPGFGTATAVARQTGLAEALRPLGLRVEALSAPRPLELPLRRGGPVVFGVARAALESDVIFSLPRVKAHSQMRLTLAVKNLFGCVCGLRKALIHTRQGQDPDFFADCIAALWAGLPPVAAVADGLTAMHVTGPSRGRPFPLGLLGASPSAVALDEALCAVLGLPLSGTPLGAALERREAAGCRRAGWRPDYVLARPEDFDGTGFIVPDELMHTSFRPWRLFKSCLRRLWLARRK